Within the Scomber scombrus chromosome 4, fScoSco1.1, whole genome shotgun sequence genome, the region aattgaatccCAGTCCTGAGCAACCCaaatgatgtttatttaatctgtgGTAAATATTGTTAATAGCGTTAACTATTCCCTGAGCTTTCCACTGAATCTCACTGCTCTGTGAATAGTTAAGCAAGTGGACATTGTGTTTAGAAAATATCCCCTTTCAGATTCTGTGTGTGTCCCCAATATCAACAGGGCGTCTCCATGACCATGGCCTTTTGTGTGTTGCCCTGGTTAGTTAAACCTGAGTACAACAGCTGATTTTTCTGTGAAGCTGGCTAAGTGTTGTGAATGAGGTAGCTGCTTCACAGAAAACatctttttagttttacatttccaaaagtCCAGCCAGGGCTGCTCTGAAGCTCTCCGCATCTCCTTTTCTAAATCTGTGAGACGGAAGACTGACTtcacatgaacaaaaaaaaaaaaatgaaataaagcttTAATCCTCCTCTGCATGAACGAAGGACCAAACATCTATTACTCTGTGAATGGTGGACCACGGTTTCTAACTCTGAACTGCTTGAAAAATACGGGCCCTGACCAAAAAATGTCACTGTAGACAAAACACAGGAATGATGAATGTACTGTGCTGTAGCTGCTGGCTGTCAGATGAAATATCGTCCACTTCGTTTTGTTTatgtaaagtttgtttttgagcGCAGGGGGAATGGGACGTATTTGTGTGCAACTGTGTGATGTTTGCAAGACATTTGGTTGTGTGTgcagtttgtatgtatgtagcATTTGTTCTCCCACTGTATTATGTTTAGTGCTCAGAGACTTTATTTTGTGCGacttgtttgttttgactgttttctaAGCCAAGAAAAGATCATGATGGGACGGGGGGTCGTCGCTTTTGTAAACCACTTTTCATTTCTGCAGACGTACAGCATCGACTTTTGATAgttttctgcagtttttttttaataactttgtgTAAACATTTCATGTATATCTGGTTATAAAATCTATTGTATTTACACAAATGTATTGAACGCTGTAGTGTATCGCCTTCGAGTCTTTGGTAACAGTCCAAATGAATCCTTGAGATGGGTACATCATTATCccatataaaaacattactCGGAGTTTGGGAAGCAGCTCTGCTCTGTCATTAGTGCTGTGATGACTCATACTGGGGCATTTGTTTAACAGGGTCTTAACAAGAAGGGTTAAGGAGTAAGAGGTCGTAGGAATTACAATATACAGGCTGTCTTAACCATAGAAAGCAGTTGTAAAGAGCACCTGATCTGTAGAAATATCATTCTCTATATGTAAATGTGTCCACAAGTGAAGCctctgaacctttttttttttatagaaatcATGTCTCCATCAGGACCACTGACTAACATATGTCATTTATCGTCAATGACTATGTCTAATTTCCACTTTGGCAACATAAGGGTTTTCCAAAGAACCATTGCTCATCATATCTTGACTCATTCCTTGATCTTTGTTGATAAAGGCAAAGATAATACGTAATTTGGTTTGTATGTTTAAGCACTGATTCAGGGAGCTGTAGTACGAAGCTGATTGGCTTTTATCTTTTGAATGGAAGTCTACTGCCATTTCCTGTCTTTCGTTCAAACTATGATCACGCTGTGTTATTTTCACTGCTCTCTGACGCTCCTCCTGTTAGGGGTGAAAGTGACTTGCAGtgattttaatttgaatattgATTTTTGTAGATGGATTAAGATGCTCAGTGGCTTGAAAAAGGCGAACGCTTTTGCACTGATTTCAGTTGTGAATGTGCAATCAAAACTATTGTCGTCGTGACAATAAAGTACTGTGGGTTGTTCTTTGAGAAATTGATGTCATTGAGATTTTGTATTTACGATGAAAGTCTTAACATGTATAGGTTGTTTCTTCTTAATTAAAGcgtgttttaaaaaaactcacGAAAGGAAGTTTGCTTTTCTAATCATGATAACTTCAACACTTTTTATTGTAGCCTTGAACAAGATTAGTTCCTTTATCCGGGTAATAAAGGCGAGAGATACAGTGTCATTACAAAGCATGGAAAGTACCCTAATTACACAACAGGTATTATAGAAGTCCAAGTAAAATATCTCATCTTTTATACATGTTTATCATTGCTGCATTACCATTTGAGATAAATCATTTTCGGGTCTGCTGTGATGAAGAATCTGTCATGtcctgttgctgttgttgaatGTAATCTGTCTGAATGCCTAACCCCTTACTAATTTATGACATCTGACTGTGTGAATATGCAACCTCAACCGCCTCATTCTTTAGTTTAGGGACTTCCCTTTGGTCCCGCTACGAGACCACAGGACCACAAGATAAACACAACAATGATCTTACGGCCAAAGTGCAATTTTCTCCAAAGAATAATACAATATTAACTAAGGTGACCCACCTTAATAAGTATCGTATTGTACTTTGATGGTTCAAATTCTATCCTCAACACTCAACAAATGATGGACTTCCAGGGTCTTCCTATATTGCCTTGTTGCTGTTTTAGGCTAAATTGAAACAATGGCTCTATATTTAGTCTGTaagaatatgaacattttagATTTTCATAATACTATTGATTTTGATTGCACATTAGTTCTGGAATAACTTTATAATGAATGTGTTGCATTTTTTGTGTCTTCACATCTCCTTTTTATGGATATCAATGACTAAAATAGTTTCCCTTATCTTTGAATTGTCGTTTTGTTCATATTCTGCCAGTTTTGTGATTAACCCAGTTCTGTCAATACTGAATCTACCTCATTTGAGACACACGGTCCAAATGTGATCTCCTTTTTATTCTCTTCTGAAAGACCCGTTTCCCAGAAATCCCTCCTCCCCCCATTTCCAGGCAACCAATTACTGCCTGCCTGTTTCGGTATTGGAAAAGCCATGGTAGATGACTATCAAGTTACACAGTAAAACGAAAGAAACTTTTTATTACTGCTTTATACTATGGTGTAGTACGGGGGCTCCTCCTACCAACGTTGGAAGATAGTCAGTAGCAGTGTGACTCACTCACCACAGGGAGATGTGGGGATGCAGTCGAGGAAAACACCTATAACACCTCATGTTAGGAGACATACAACTTCTATGAGAGTTAAGAGAGTTAAAAGGCTGAAAGAATCGGTGATAGGAGCCGTCAGGAGGAGTTTATAGTACATGTGAGAAGATGTAGATGATCTTACTGAACAGATGAAAGTTATGATGAATGTTACATCTACAATGCATGGAGAGCCATGCGAGCCTgtcctgcagcagctgtggCAGTCCGTGAAAGCTGGACAGGAGGAGATCCTTTTATCTCCATACCTGCTTGCGTCCTGGGGCTTTCTGACGCACGTCCTCCTCTGCGCACCTTTCCTGGTGCTGGACGCTCTCGGCAGCGTATGTGAAAGGGTTCAAGGGTGGAGGATAGCTGCAGGTTCGGGGCCACCGCCGCCTCTCCGCCGATGGTACGACTGTTTTTGGAGGCTTCTGTTCAAATACCTGACCACCATCCTCCCCGCAACCGCCGTGGTTCAGATGCTGCGGAGCCCCAGGTTGCCTTACCTGGCGCCGTCTTGTTGGCAGCTGTTTGTGGAAGTTTTCGCATGTTTCCTGCTCTTTGACACGCTCTTCTACATATGGCACCTAATGATGCACAGGTGAGCAGCCGGTGTGCATGTCGGTCTGATTTTCACGGGCTTCAACTTTATTATGGGATGCCGCAGTGGGAGTTTGAATCTCGActgtttttccattttgcacgactgtgatttatttatgattGTAGAGGTTTAGTCCCTCGGTGCAGTTTTGGGTTGCCTCTACCGAGCCAAGAATAGAATTCAGGAGAAAACACTAAAAAGCCATCATGCACTAGAATAGGATATTATGTTTTGCTGAGTTCAGTCCCAAAACGTTCATATTTCCTTCTATATCCATCCGATTTTCTTTTGGGTATGAATCAGTCGTATTTCAATTTTCTTCTAATCTACATGACTAGCACATTGACTCATAATGTAGGCTACTGTAACAATGTGGTATTGttacttttaattaaaggaTAACTTCACAAACTTTCAGGTCAGTCTTATCCCTATACTGTTCAGGgttttgagagctgtaaaaactccctatacacatttcttttagccagatgTTTCATAATGTGACCCAaagtaggggagactggggttGGCTGTCACACCTTTTACTCTTGTAAGAATTGTCATCAAAACATCTTTCAATACTAATTCCTACATTAAATGGAAGCTTAAGGTCTTGGCTTGGAATGGGTATTAAGTTCACGTTTACAACTTATTGTAACAAGATATAATTAACCATCAAAGACACTCTGACACATTGTGACAACCGACCCTATCACTGCGTTGGTTGTCACATGgtatggggttggttgtcccgATAGTTATAAATGGGGTTTTACTAAAAAAGAATGTGATTTTAGAAAATGTGtaactttttagttttttaagatTGAAAcaccaaataaatgttttgaaatgaataataatactaatCAATGCCCCATGTGTTTAAACCATTAATATGAACCAGGTGATTATTGGTTTGAATTAGCCTCTGTAATAAGAAGTAAAATGGAGGAATATAGGGTGCTGAAAAAATCTAGCCTTTATTAAAACCATTGCAACATATCAGTGTATGGACCGGACCTGTTGGTTGCCACATGTGTGCCAACCAGCAGAGAAATGAGACAACCATGTTAAGCTAGCTACCACATGGCTAAGTGTTTGATTTTTAGATGACTAATAACCTACAAgcttttaatacaaaaacaacactgacattaaaaattactcTGACActtaaaaattacaaaatatctTCTCACCtcaatgttttgtgtgtgttccacAAAATGACCAGTGCAAAATGGGCAGGATGTGAAGCTAACTATCAACAACATCATGTCACAGCGCACTCTAGTGTGTCTGTAATAAGCACTATGACAACCTACctgtgtgacaaccaaccccagtctcccctacacaaaaatggaaatataatacagcatatttaaatttttaagcAGCTGataccattttttttatatatgtaaatgtacaaatttgacctgtgtttatttaaaataaaaataaaaataaaaaaaatcccaaatcaGTCTTCAAACACATATGTGAATATatcatctataaaatgttctcctgaaacataaaatagtgtttgtgaatgtcttttttcacagAAGGATTATCAAACATTTactaatgactgatggagaatttATGAGTGTGAATTGGTGGAGAAGTTAATTATctgtcagaatatgaacagaatgTGACGGTTAAAAGGAGGTGCCCAAATAAACATTGACACAGATTTTCttcctgtaatcattcctcctgttcagagtgactattaaaagatccctttaCAATGCACTTGAAATGTAagtgaagcttcagtcgtccaaatgagtcaaatcaagtacatATCtccagtctttttagtgccaaagtccctctttgtgttactatactgccaccacagctcaacagggaaaaacaaagagggaatttgatgctaaaaaagactgtaaatgtggcagatatccacttgatatgactaactcagactgctgaagaaTTATGGAAGCTTCAAATTAACTTACaatgttgtattattttgcgaaactgaattattttttttcaaatccatCTAACTCATGGAGATAAGATAACTGGTAAGGTGAGCTGTCATGACAAATCTGTTCCACCTGCTTTAGCACTGTTGGATTTACGATATTAAATGGAATGAACAGCTGCAGTATTATTTAAAATCAATCTGTAACACATTGAATGCCAACAGCTACTCTACTGGATCAGGATTCGCTTAATGTTTAATCACCACACCTGACATTAATTTGTTTGAACTTGCATAAGAGAGACCCTCAGGGAAACTTTGACAGACTGCTAGATATACTGTGAGTAATTGTAAGTCACAGTAGTATTTGATGTTTAATAAGCACAGTTTGTAGTCATGCTGTAGTAGTTTGGCTCTATGGATGGCAATGTCGGTCTGTTAGTCCACCACTGTGGTTCAAATGTGACTCAACAAATACCGCCAAATAACCTTGTTCCGCACAGCATGAATCTTAATAACTTTACTTATCCCTTAACTTTTTATCTAGCACCATAATCCAGTGaaaattttaatttgtccaatacttgcTGATAATTAGCAGAACTAAAATAACTAAGATAGTGAACCTGGTTACCTGCTAACCATCAGCATTGTTtgcattgtcactgtcaaatcACACGGCATTGTGAACCATGGttgacaaatataaaacctccatggatcaaaaatttATAATACGAAGAGTCATCATTGATGTTGTTTTCAGTTCAAGATGTCCTGCCATCACTTTTACAGgcgtctcttttacaatggtggtctatagggaaaatgctttttggatGCTTTTGGAGGGATTTTTTTACTGCAACACCGCAAGTGGCCACTGGGGACAAATTGGCTACAAGGCTGAGCAATGGAGCCCTATCCAGCTGTTTTAATGCATCCAAGCTGTGAGCGTGGTAGTGTGCTGATGTaagcatttagctcaaaccACTTCTGTGTCCTCACAGAGCCCCTGGAACATGTCTGTAGTCTCTTGGTGTTGTTGAACCTGATTTTGCAAAAGTGACCTTAGGTGCCTCTAAATGAAATGCAACATTATTGTACTGTTGGTAGTAATGTAAAAGTAGAAGTTAAATCTAACTTTCTAATGATCAACCACCACAGTCATACTGACATCATTCCATTGTGGAATATTCTAGTGGTTTTCCATGTCAGTTAGGACTACAGTTGaattctgtttgtgtttcttatcAGGGTTCCCTGGCTGTACCGAAACATCCACCAGCTGCACCATCAGCACCAGATCCCCTTCGCCCTGGCAGCCCAAGATGCCAGCTCCCCCGAGCTGCTTTCCCAGCTGGTGCTGGCTCTGGGCTGTGCTTGGGTGGTGGGCTGCCACCCCCTGAGTGAAGCCGTCTTCCACCTTCTCAACACCTGGCTGGCGGTGGAGGACCACTGCGGCTATGATCTTCCCTGGGGTCTGCACAGACTGCTGCCCTGCCTTGGAGGAGCCCCCTACCACCAAGCCCACCATAGCCTGTACAGTTGGAACTACGCACCCTACTTCACCCACTGGGACCGCCTCTTTGGCACATACTATGCAACAGTGATGGATTCACGTACAGAGTGACAGGACTGTTACATGCAGCAATTTAGGGATGGTGTACACACTCTAAAAATAGTTCAACAGGTCAGCTTAAAGAAATTATGGTAACAGTTTTCATGCATCTTTTACACTAATTCCAACTCGTCCTTTATTAAGTCAGTCATAAGAGTCTTTTATATTCAGACTAACTCAATCAGTTCAGTGCAACCAACATGATTTGCTTTTTTACCTCTAAAAAGCTTAAGTTGCACAGAAGATCTCATGAAGATcccaaatatgaaatatgatccaATCTCCTCTTCTGTTCCTGAGTTGTAGCATTAAATAATGggcagaaaagtgtttttgcagatCATTATGATGACACAGTGAAGTTGACTTCCGATCTTTAGATATAacatcatcacttcatcactttaTCTTAGTCagtaaaatgtgtgaaactttgtcataattaCCATATTAGTTCTTGAGTTGTGGCCAAAAACGTGTTTTGTGAGACCACAGTGACCTTGATCTTCGAGCaccaacacattttaatcagtttatCATCAAGTCCAAGTGGACGTTTGTGCCAGATTTAGTAATGAAATTCCCTCAAGGCGTTCTTTAGAtgtcatgttcatgttcatgagAATGGGACGCATGGCTACAGCTGTCACCAGCATTAAGGcataaaacactgaacattatGACCTGGGTGAGAGTAGGATTTATTGCAGGGCAGTTGTATTAAACTGTCATTTTAGCAAGGTGTAGCCAATAAACTGTGGCTATGTGGCTCAAGGAATTTTGAAATACCTCAGACATGTTTTTCAGTTCTTTTGGGTAGCTGAGGTTGAGTGTGTATATCAGCCCTGTTTGCAAAGCACAGACTATGGATACATCCAGACCTCTATCCCCTTGATTCAGTCATGCACTGGCTGAACCATACATTGTGACACCACTGGTGACGAAGatcttcatcacttcatcattaaTATCCCCACCAGCATCATCCTGGCATGATGTCAGAATCAACATTTCAAACCACAACCAAACCACAGACAGATTTGGCTCATGGGACTTTCCAGTCTGCACAGCAATACAACACCCTTTGTCCTTAGACTCATGATTCAATAAGGAAAAACTTGCCAAAAAATGGAtgagtttttaatatttacatcacttcatttacatcatttacatcacaactgttgttgttgtcggCTAATAAGTCCCTATTAATATCTGACCAGGCGTGAGATCCattttacaattttattttttctttcattttcattttgaccAACTTCTTAAGATACACTATGAACTGACCTCTTTATTTTATGCTTTACACTTTAACTGTCAGAGAAATCAAGATGAACCATGAGTAATGTTTTTGTGGGTTTTGGTTGATCTTGATCAGCTTTTATACGCACACTTAATGAGATCTATGCAAACTCAGTTTACAGCAAACCCCAATCATTGCCGTCTCAGCCACATATTTAATACTATGCAGACCACAAAACCATTTATAATAAAACTCTACTTATAATAATACTCTAACCAAGACGTACATATGTTTCCTTATCAGTCATGTCAGTTCATGAACAGTATTTATGTGAAAACCATGAATGATATTTTCAAGGAGGAAGCTCAAATCTACAACTTGTCTTACAGCAGGTGAATGCAGCATGAGATGAGAGCGCAGGGATGAAATCAAGACAATGGAACAATGAACAATGTCTAAACAAATGCAAAACTTTTGCCCTTATGACAtgggtgtgtttttgtatgtgtggtCTTGTTCTTTAATTTTGTGTCTGTGGGCGTTGAGCAGCTCATTTTAGACAGATTAATGTTGTTCCGTGCTTATACTATGTGTAGCTAAACAGAAAAGGAGGATTTTAAGAGAATTGTTTAAGATTTAGGGAAATGTACTCATCTGTTTTCTTGCTAGGAGTTAGATAAGATGATGATATCACTATCACAGCCAGCAGTCAGTTAGGTTAGCATACCACAAAGACTGGAGGCGGGGGAGAACAATTAGCATGACTCTGTGGAATGGCTGCACCTGTTTACAAAAAGGTCCAGCGCATACACTCCcataaaatcacaaatgtgATGTTCTTCATGCTTTTTACATCAAACAAGATTCCGGTAGAAGGATTATGTCACCTTTAGATTAAGCCAGACTagctg harbors:
- the ch25hl3 gene encoding cholesterol 25-hydroxylase-like protein, whose product is MKVMMNVTSTMHGEPCEPVLQQLWQSVKAGQEEILLSPYLLASWGFLTHVLLCAPFLVLDALGSVCERVQGWRIAAGSGPPPPLRRWYDCFWRLLFKYLTTILPATAVVQMLRSPRLPYLAPSCWQLFVEVFACFLLFDTLFYIWHLMMHRVPWLYRNIHQLHHQHQIPFALAAQDASSPELLSQLVLALGCAWVVGCHPLSEAVFHLLNTWLAVEDHCGYDLPWGLHRLLPCLGGAPYHQAHHSLYSWNYAPYFTHWDRLFGTYYATVMDSRTE